From a single Collimonas pratensis genomic region:
- a CDS encoding aldo/keto reductase has protein sequence MDRGGNFIDTSVNYTNGASERILGSFMKGKRDQIVLGTKFTMARDMANINSGGNHRFNLVRSVETSLRQLDTDRIDLMYVHAWDFTTRPDEVMRALDDLVRMGKILYLGICNTPAWRVAELQTLSDLRGWSPLVALQIEYSLVERTVEHELLPMAKALGLGVLPWSPLGGGILTGKYSRADLSDENGADIATSRKGVIASSGHLNQRSLDIADVVGVIAEELGVSRSQVAIAWTLTNPGVVSPIIGARTLRQAEDNLGALEVALNEDQLARLNEASAPAPIFPECFVGRPMAQQLIFGSAKLAGRN, from the coding sequence GTGGATCGCGGCGGCAACTTCATCGATACTTCCGTCAACTATACGAACGGGGCCTCCGAGCGAATTCTAGGCAGCTTTATGAAAGGAAAGCGCGACCAGATCGTACTTGGCACTAAGTTCACAATGGCCCGTGATATGGCCAATATCAACTCCGGCGGCAACCACCGTTTCAATCTCGTGCGATCGGTCGAAACCAGTCTGCGCCAACTGGACACGGATCGTATTGATCTGATGTACGTTCATGCTTGGGACTTCACGACCAGGCCCGATGAAGTAATGCGTGCGCTGGACGATCTGGTACGTATGGGAAAGATCCTCTATCTGGGTATCTGCAATACGCCGGCCTGGCGTGTGGCGGAACTGCAAACTTTGTCCGATCTTCGGGGCTGGTCGCCGCTGGTTGCGCTGCAGATCGAGTACAGCCTGGTGGAAAGAACCGTGGAACATGAGCTTCTGCCCATGGCAAAAGCCCTTGGACTTGGCGTGCTACCTTGGTCACCGCTTGGCGGCGGCATTCTGACCGGCAAGTATAGCCGTGCCGATCTCTCCGATGAAAACGGGGCGGATATTGCCACCAGCCGCAAAGGTGTAATCGCATCGTCGGGACATCTCAACCAGCGCTCCCTGGATATTGCCGATGTGGTCGGTGTAATCGCAGAGGAACTGGGCGTCTCTCGTTCGCAAGTCGCAATCGCCTGGACGCTAACCAATCCGGGCGTCGTCTCTCCCATCATCGGAGCGCGTACGTTAAGACAGGCGGAAGACAATCTGGGCGCATTGGAAGTGGCTCTGAATGAGGACCAACTGGCTCGCCTGAATGAAGCTAGCGCGCCGGCACCAATCTTCCCCGAGTGCTTTGTCGGACGCCCGATGGCGCAGCAGCTGATCTTCGGTAGCGCCAAGCTGGCCGGCAGGAACTGA
- a CDS encoding AraC family transcriptional regulator, which yields MPLRHRRAVPAGLTLNEMTSGLLDAVIRLVTLLDTPDDLEALGPLAVREVFYRLLSGPSGDVIYAITQSDSRHGQIARTILWIRAHFKEVFRIDDIAKIAGMSRSTFHDHFKAITAMSPLEFRNQLRMQEARRLMVSDGLDAASAGYQVGYDSPSQFSRDYSRIFGAAPAKDASRFRLATK from the coding sequence TTGCCTCTGCGTCATCGGCGCGCCGTCCCGGCGGGGCTTACCCTCAATGAAATGACTTCAGGCCTTCTCGATGCCGTCATACGCCTCGTCACGCTACTGGACACGCCTGATGATCTTGAGGCGCTGGGGCCGCTGGCGGTGCGCGAGGTCTTCTATCGGCTGCTTTCCGGGCCGAGCGGCGACGTCATTTACGCGATCACGCAGTCCGATAGCCGGCATGGGCAGATCGCGCGGACGATCCTCTGGATCAGGGCGCATTTCAAGGAGGTTTTTCGTATTGACGACATCGCCAAGATTGCCGGGATGAGTCGTTCGACGTTTCATGACCACTTCAAGGCCATTACGGCAATGAGTCCGCTGGAATTCAGAAATCAGTTGAGAATGCAGGAGGCTCGCCGCCTGATGGTCAGTGATGGTCTCGATGCGGCGAGCGCGGGCTATCAGGTGGGCTACGATAGTCCCTCCCAATTTAGCCGCGACTATTCACGCATCTTTGGTGCGGCACCCGCAAAGGACGCCAGCCGGTTTCGCCTAGCAACCAAATGA
- a CDS encoding IS1182 family transposase translates to MKRFVQGTDRTQSILLPEQLEDYVSEDNPVRVIDVFVDSLDLGSLGFGGAKPAQTGRPSYHPSVLLKIYIYGYLNRVQSSRRLEREAQRNIEVMWLTSRLMPDFKTIADFRKNNGPAISKVCRQFVLMCRNLDLFANTDIAIDGSKFKAVNNRDKNFTDRKLQARIEQLEANIARYLEELDRADRQPELVPEARVSHLKEKIASIKKQIEGFNEINKQLQQTPDKQISLTDPDARSMATSGRGTGMVGYNVQTAVDTRNHLIVSHEVTNVGHDRTQLASMAAQAQNAIGKQDLTVVADRGYFSGAEILACEKLGVTPLVPKPLTSGNRAQGLFDKTDFIYLAQSDEYQCPAGQRAIWRFTTIEHGLRWHKYWSSACPACPIKAQCTTGTNRRIARWEHEDVLERMQRRLNVWPNPARLRRQTVEHPFGTLKAWMGATHFLTRSLPRVSTEMSLHVLAYNLKRIMAILGTHRLIAAMRA, encoded by the coding sequence ATGAAACGCTTTGTCCAGGGAACGGATCGCACGCAGAGTATCCTGCTGCCAGAGCAGCTCGAAGATTACGTCAGTGAAGATAATCCTGTCAGAGTCATCGATGTCTTTGTCGACTCGCTTGATCTTGGCTCGCTTGGTTTCGGTGGCGCGAAGCCAGCGCAGACCGGACGGCCGTCTTATCATCCCAGCGTGCTGCTGAAGATTTATATCTACGGTTACCTCAACCGAGTCCAATCGAGCCGGCGCCTGGAACGCGAGGCACAACGCAACATCGAGGTCATGTGGCTGACGAGTCGCCTGATGCCGGACTTCAAGACCATTGCAGACTTCCGCAAGAACAACGGGCCAGCGATCAGCAAGGTCTGTCGTCAATTTGTTCTGATGTGCCGCAATCTCGATCTGTTTGCCAATACCGATATCGCCATCGATGGCAGCAAGTTCAAGGCGGTCAACAATCGCGATAAGAACTTTACCGACAGGAAGCTTCAGGCACGAATCGAGCAACTCGAAGCCAACATTGCACGCTACCTCGAGGAGCTTGATCGTGCCGACCGCCAGCCGGAGTTAGTGCCTGAGGCCCGCGTCTCGCATCTGAAGGAAAAAATTGCCTCCATCAAGAAGCAGATCGAAGGATTCAACGAGATCAACAAGCAGCTGCAGCAGACACCAGATAAGCAAATATCTCTGACAGATCCGGATGCCAGATCCATGGCCACGAGTGGCCGTGGCACAGGCATGGTGGGCTACAACGTCCAGACTGCGGTCGATACCAGAAATCATCTGATCGTGTCGCATGAGGTGACCAATGTCGGGCACGATCGAACGCAGCTAGCGTCGATGGCGGCACAAGCGCAAAACGCAATCGGAAAGCAAGATTTGACTGTGGTCGCGGACCGCGGCTATTTCAGCGGAGCGGAAATTCTCGCATGCGAGAAGCTTGGCGTGACGCCGCTGGTACCGAAACCTCTGACTTCGGGCAACCGGGCACAAGGCCTCTTCGATAAAACGGATTTCATTTATCTGGCGCAAAGCGACGAGTACCAGTGTCCGGCCGGACAACGAGCTATCTGGCGTTTCACAACAATCGAACACGGGTTGCGGTGGCATAAATATTGGTCGTCTGCCTGCCCGGCATGCCCAATCAAGGCGCAATGTACTACCGGCACCAATCGGCGTATCGCCCGTTGGGAACATGAGGATGTACTTGAGCGAATGCAGCGGCGCTTAAATGTCTGGCCCAATCCTGCCCGCTTACGCCGGCAGACCGTCGAGCATCCATTTGGCACGCTCAAGGCATGGATGGGTGCAACGCACTTCCTGACCAGGTCACTCCCACGGGTGAGTACTGAAATGAGCTTGCACGTACTGGCTTACAATCTGAAACGGATCATGGCAATACTGGGTACTCATCGATTGATTGCAGCCATGAGGGCCTGA